AGctgaatcctcctcctcctttccaaAAACACACGTATCAATCATCAATCCAGCTTTaattatagagcacctttcattaaatcaaatgcaacccaaagtgctttacagcgattgaaaaacaagaaagaagcagaaatgaaataatggcAAGATATAttaggggagaaaaaaaaaaaataataataataataaatattaaaaaaacattaaataaaatagagactaatgcacatcaacagtaaaatatgtgtaattaaaataagttaaagtgccaaaattaagaatacaaatagttaaaataatagtttaaaaaagggtaaggataagaggtgaaaataaaactaaggctaaaagtataaataaaacttagtagataaataaaaaaataaaaaatagaataagataacatttaaaaggactaaaatataaagcaacatttaaattaatatcacagtaaaaggtaagtaataaaatagttaaaccctacataaaagccaggcTGAATATATCATATGACATGTCAGCACTTCTGCTCAGCTACAACTATTACACCACTATGAATCTACAGCTTCAAGGAAATGAGACAGTCCAGACCAaaggtcatccagcagctccaTCAGAGTCCACCAGAGTCCTCTTGTGACTGTGAGGCTGCTGAATAACATGTCGTGATCCCTGCAAAGTAACATTACTGCAGCCTGAGAGGAAGCAATGATAACACACAGCTAATGCTATCAGTCAGCTCCATTCATTTAGAGCACTAGAGCAAAGAGGCTGTCGTGTATATATTTAATATCCAGGCTcaaatgtgtttgtgctttttcaCAGGTGTCGGTTTGAGTAAACGTTGACAGATAAATGTTAGCATAAGGCAGCTAATCTGCTAGCTCAGCTAACGCTAGCAGGCTGGCTGAATGGGTTTCTGCTCAGTGACCGTTAGGAgccaaattaaacatttaaaggaaacttttggttaaaaaaaactacagtcACTCAATTTAAACACATTTCCCTGGACAGACATGATTCAAAGTGGTCGAGTCGAGCTGTCTCTGCGTCTCTCTCACCGGTAGAGTCACCCAGAGATGAAGGCATCTCTCCGCCGTCCAGGATGCTGAAGCCTTCGTCGTTCTCGATCCCCGCGATCTCGCTCTCCTGCTGGGCCAGGAAAGCGGCCGCGGGGTCCTCCTCCGAGCCGACACCGTTCCCAGCGGGGGGCGCGTTGAGCATGTCAAAGTCATCCATGTTCCGTGTGTTCGTGAGCGGATGAAGATCAGGGACGGTTAGCAGGTGAGCTCAACGGGAAAGACGAGCCCAGAAACCAGAAAGCGTCACGCAAGCGAAGCGGAAACGGAGAATCAGCCAATCAAAAACGAAGttttttgattgacagctcagcCCTCCAATCATAGAAGGGCTGCCTCAAAAACGGACCAATCAGATTTGTAAAGCCACGCGCATACGGGTCCCATGACCCGCTACGTGCTGTCAGAGCTGTGAGATAAATCCGCAGTCTGTGCTACAgagaaatgaaatgtatttttatttgattatgtTTTTATCAGGCCTGTATATTTACATCTAACCGGACAACTGGCTCTGTATCATATTCATATATGGTCTGTTATCAGTTACTTCAATATACACTACCAggcaaaagtttggacactgatttttatttattttaattattttcaacattgtagattaatactgaagacatcaaaactatgaaataatctggttttgtcataatctggattacaacagtagtcaaatagggctatccattgtgtactaaccctacctctgaacaacacaactgatggtctcaaacacattaagaaggcaagtcattctacaaatgaactcttgacaaggctcatgttaattagaaaccattccaggagaccacttcatgaagcagactgagagaataccaagagtgtgcaaagctgtcatgaaggaaaaagggggctactttacagaatctaaaatataaaacagattctgctttgtttaacacttttttgttcattaaataattccatatatgttctttcatagtttggatgtctttggtattaatctacagtgtttacaatcattaaattaaatataaacccttgaatgagaaggtgtgtccaaacttttgactggtagtataaTTTGGAAAAACATGACTTATACCGTatagatcatagactgtatatagatggaatagaatagataGAATGTAGTTTATTCATCCACCAAGAGGGAATTCATGTGTCTGGCAGAtagaattataaaaatcacataaaacaagtaattcagttgtctgtcagctcatctcccattggctagagagttctgaagcctaatggctgcagggatgaatgattttctgcatctctcagtcctgcagagcAGATAGATGAGCCGtgacctgctgctgtttctctggtccacaaagaagttgtgaagtggatgatctgtgtaatttagaatggcctctagcttcttctgtgccAGCCTTTGTATATTTTATACGCAACAATCATTCAAAATACCACAAAGCAAGAAACAGAAAGGGAGTCTTGTATATTTGACTTTCTCTACAGTCACCTGACCTCAGCCTCATTGTACATTTATGAGCAGCACAAGTAAAGACTGAGAAAGCTCGTGACATCACAAAAAGCCCTTTAACATCCTCATCTCATTCCTGGAAACATGAGTGTTTGAGTTGGCACAGACAGCTTGAgcaaacaaaatacaaatatatgcatgcatgcattttttttttattctagctTTTTTCCCCCTATTCTTTTGCAAAATGTTTTCCTCTTCAGGTTTTACAGCCTCATTGTTCCATGGTTCATTCCTCACCAGCACACCAGCAGATCATTTGGCCACTCCTCTGTACAGCTGGTCACCTGGGTAATATTTGTTGAGCCCAGTCCAAGTATAATGTCATGCATCATGCTGATGAATTATTAACAGAGGGCTCAGGTGACAATGAGAAGAAAGGACTCACTTAACTCAAGGTATGCAGCATGCAGAgaacatgttcattttaaaacaatggATTCAAAGTAACTCAAATGCAAATCACTTTGCATTGTCAAATGAAGCCAGAGCTGCAGTACTCAACTCATGAAAGTCTTTCCATGCAGGTATGGAGCAGAATTATTGTGTGCCTACATTTTTAGACTTAAGACAAAACTCTGATGGGAGTTTATATTCATAAAAGATTACTGTTACTAGTTAATAGTTTTGGAATTCTAATCTCACTTTGAGACCTAAGTTTTCTTTCATGGTGACTTTAACTCTCACAATCCAGAATTGTTGGAGAACATCTCAAGGTGTGACTCTAGTGATTTAAATATGGCGTCTCAAAGAGACTGACACATAAAAACTGATGAGGGATGGAAAGATAGTTTTGAATTAGCTAGACTGACAGTATACTGGCTAAAACAGCAGAGTGCACATACAActaaaactaaaccaaactaataaaaaggaaacaaagaaaactgtggAGAAGTGTCAACAGAATTTGTGTTCTCCATTCGTATattccaggggttcccaaagtgggggtcgggaccccctggagggttGCCAGACACTAATTGGAGGTAgcgagatgttttttttttagtaatctAAAATTTCATACATCGtccattactgtaaatatatatatatttttaaagtaattCAATCTGAAATCGAAATcttgcaaatacattttttcctttagttttctgcctttctttgcaGCTAGATATCTCCTAAGGTTAGGACAATTAATTACTAAAGCATCAGTAACAGTGGTTAAATCAGAGTAGCACAGGAAACAAAGCCAAATGAGCTTAGGtggctgattttctgcagagcagcaAAATGAAGTGGGGTTGCCCTCTGGCAAGTGAAGGGATAGttggggtcgcaagtctttggcacctgtattttgggggtcgctggccgaaaagtttgggaacccctgatatatttgttttctttaataaatAACATCCACTCTGTGTGCATATCTATAACAAGAGTTTCATTTATTTGGAAAGAAACCAAAAGTTATTCCatttaaaatgatcattaaGCATGTAATGTACAATACGGCACAGAGTACCACATACAAAGAAAGCAGATGTTGAGATACAGAATATCTCGAGAAGGCGTAAATAAACTTTAGAAATCAGTCTCAAAGTTTGTAAGGTCTGTGGTAAtgactaataataaaataatgcaaaagaaaaacagaaattgaACCTGGACCCTGACAGAACACTCAGCCCCGGGTCCTTGTCATCGTGTAGCAGCCattatcatttcaatgacacccTCCAGCAAAACGTTTTTACTCCTTAACCTCAGATTTCATAGAAAGCCTTCACAACCAAAAGGAACTTTTTTCTTCAGCACTTATTTTCTCTCCCAGAACCTTTAATAATTTAATCACTAACATGACATGGAAATGTAACGTAATAACGGAAACTCTTATCCCACCACTGAGattgaaactttttaaaaaagatatgaaaaacagaagaattGAGAGAAAGCTTCAGGAGAATGTTTCAGAAATATTTTGGTCACGTATGAACCAAGCTTTCATCACGACAGACTTTTCCTCCGACATTATTTTAAGAGCAGCGAGGATTCAATTCCTTCAAGGGGACATTTTGGCTTGTTTGCTCTCAAGCTCGACTTCACTGGGAggcatggaaaataaaaaaaggtggcATATCTGGCCCCTGCATTGGACCCACTTCACAGAACATGTATCACTGGCTAGATACAACAACTGGCACACCTccatacttttaaaatgtgttcaaatcctGGCACTGGCATGATAGTTTTAATGTGTTGTCTTTCACTGAAGCCTTAAAAAATATCCCTTGGATGTGTTTCTGCATCTATCTGGTCCGTATTCCGGTCATCTGGTCGGTAGCAGTCTCTCGTAGCGGTCTCTTCAATATGTCCTCCTGGTTGCGTAGTCCAACACCATGCTAGCTGCTCCAAGTAAAGCCGGCTCCTCCAGTTGTGACACAAGGACCTTGATGTTCTGAGCAGACATGAGGGCTTTCTCAGAGATGACATTCTGCACCGGAGCCTGGTAGTAAGAGGCCAAGACCCCCGACAGAATCACCAGAGAGGGGTTCAGCATGTGGAGGATGTTCACGATACCCACACCCAGAGCTGTGGAGGctggagaggggagagaagagaagactTACAATAAACCCTCACAGTCACCGGTGACTCATAGTTATGTATCTCCataataaatagattaatagaGTTAAAGTGTCCTTATTCAGTGCTCTCACCTTTGTTTAGAACAGCCTCAGCTCGAGGGTTTCCCAGTTTGGCTGCACTGATGAGGTGTGCAGCAGTGATTGGCTCAGCCATCTTCATGTCCATCCCCTCCaccttcagcagctcctctgagagaaacagacaaaagCAGGTCAATGATAATCAATGATGTGAAGCTGAATGCGATGTAGGAGGAAAGCTAGATTTGATCTtggttttcttctctttctgaatTTTAAGGAAGTGAATTTATGCAGTCTAGAaagactttgtttttatttattgatttattttaaataaaacagtgaaaagaTATAAAAGTGCTCAATATTAAATATGTAGTTTTTCAAAGcaataatcaaataaagttaTCAGGTATAGACTACATGACACAAAAAAGattagagaaagaaagacccaaGGGAGGAAGCCCCCCCCTCATGGGGTGCACATCGTCTGATTGACAATGGGACAGCTGTTATGTATGCCCAAAAACAGATAGGGTTGGCAGAGGAGAGCCCAGTTTTATGAGTTCTACAAAGCCTTCTTAATAACAGAACACAGCTAGAAATGAGTGAGTGCAGAAAAGCATCAGCATGCAGTTTACAATTCATAAATTGTTCAAAAATGACTTCAGGGTTTCTTCAATTTATAAATGTAGCAGACCCTAATAAATCTACAAACATTCATTGGTTGAATCAtttctttctgcacatttaacaGCAGAAGACaccatttttaaaacacttttcagaGTGANNNNNNNNNNNNNNNNNNNNNNNNNNNNNNNNNNNNNNNNNNNNNNNNNNNNNNNNNNNNNNNNNNNNNNNNNNNNNNNNNNNNNNNNNNNNNNNNNNNNNNNNNNNNNNNNNNNNNNNNNNNNNNNNNNNNNNNNNNNNNNNNNNNNNNNNNNNNNNNNNNNNNNNNNNNNNNNNNNNNNNNNNNNNNNNNNNNNNNNNAGTGCACATACAACTAGAACTAAACCAAACtaataaaaggaaacaaagaaaactgtggAGAAGTGTCAACAGAATTTGTGTTCTTCATTCGTATattccaggggttcccaaagtgggggtcgggaccccctggagggttGCCAGACACTAACTGGAGGTAgcgagatgttttttttttggtaatcTAAAATTCCATACATTGTCCATTactgtgaatatatatatatttttaaagtaattcaatttgaaattgaaatcttgcaaatacattttttccattagttttctgcctttctttgcaGCTAGATATCTCCTAAGGTTAGGACAATTAATTACTAAAGCATCAGTAACAGTGGTTAAATCAGAGTAGCACAGGAAACAAAGCCAATGTGCTTAGGTGGCTAATTGTCTGCAGAGCAGCAAAATGAAGTGGGGTTGCCCTCTGGCAAGTGAAGGGATAGttggggtcgcaagtctttggcacctatattttgggggtcactggctgaaaagtttgggaacccctgatatatTTGTTTCTTTAATAAATAACATCCACTCTGTGTGCATATCTATAACAAGAGTTTCATTTATTGGAAAGAAAC
The Notolabrus celidotus isolate fNotCel1 chromosome 7, fNotCel1.pri, whole genome shotgun sequence DNA segment above includes these coding regions:
- the LOC117815900 gene encoding bifunctional UDP-N-acetylglucosamine 2-epimerase/N-acetylmannosamine kinase-like — translated: MDMKMAEPITAAHLISAAKLGNPRAEAVLNKASTALGVGIVNILHMLNPSLVILSGVLASYYQAPVQNVISEKALMSAQNIKVLVSQLEEPALLGAASMVLDYATRRTY